The following DNA comes from Amycolatopsis albispora.
CGCCGCCGTCGGCCTGGATGCCCTCGAGCATGTCCAGCACCGCGCTGTTCGCACCACCGTGCAGCGGGCCGAACAGCGCCATGATGCCCGCCGAGATGCTGGCGAACAGGTTGGCCTCGGACGACCCGACCAGCCGCACGGTCGAGGTGGAGCAGTTCTGCTCGTGGTCGGCGTGCAGGATGAACAGCAGGTCGAGCGCCTTGGCGACCTCGGGGTCCACCTCGTACGGCTCGGCGGGCAGCCCGAAGGTCATCCGCAGGAAGTTCTCCACCAGGCCGTAGGAGTTGTCCGGGTAGAGGAACGGCTGCCCGATCGACTTCTTGTAGGCGTACGCGGCCAGCGTCGGCACCTTCGCCAGCAGGCGGATGGTGGACAGCTCCACGTTCGGCTCGTCGAACGGGTTCAGCGAGTCCTGGTAGAAGGTGGACAGTGCGGACACCGCACTGGACAGCACCGGCATCGGGTGCGCGTCGCGCGGGAAGCCGTCGAAGAAGCGCTTGAGGTCCTCGTGCAGCAGGGTGTGGCGGTTCACCTTCGAGGTGAACGACTCCAGCTGCTCCGGGGTGGGCAGCTCACCGTAGATCAGCAGGTACGAGACCTCGATGAAGTTCGAGTGCTGGGCGAGCTGTTCGATCGGATAACCGCGATACCGCAGGATTCCGGCGTCACCGTCGATGTAGGTGATGGACGAGGAGGCGGCGCCGGTGTTCACGAAACCGGGGTCGAGCGTGATGTACCCGGTGGAAGCCAGCAACTTGCCCAGTTCGATACCGGGGGCGCCCTCGACAGCGTGAACCACTTTCAGCTCGTGCTCGCCGTTCGGCAGCCGCAGCGTCGCGGTCTGGGAGCCGCTCGGCGCGGACGTAGCGTCCGACATGAAAGTCCCTCTCACTGTTCACACGGGCCGGCGGCGCCTGCAGGTCGCACAGTTGCCTCATGTCACGCGCGAGGCGGCCGTTGGCCTCGCTGCACACCGCCCCGCTGGGGTATGAATTCTCCTCTACGCTAGTCGAGAGGTGCCCCCTCGCGCAGCCACT
Coding sequences within:
- a CDS encoding citrate synthase, giving the protein MSDATSAPSGSQTATLRLPNGEHELKVVHAVEGAPGIELGKLLASTGYITLDPGFVNTGAASSSITYIDGDAGILRYRGYPIEQLAQHSNFIEVSYLLIYGELPTPEQLESFTSKVNRHTLLHEDLKRFFDGFPRDAHPMPVLSSAVSALSTFYQDSLNPFDEPNVELSTIRLLAKVPTLAAYAYKKSIGQPFLYPDNSYGLVENFLRMTFGLPAEPYEVDPEVAKALDLLFILHADHEQNCSTSTVRLVGSSEANLFASISAGIMALFGPLHGGANSAVLDMLEGIQADGGDVAKFVERVKNKEKGVRLMGFGHRVYKNYDPRAKIIKTTADSILNKLGVNDELLDIAKKLEETALSDDYFIERKLYPNVDFYTGLIYRALGFPTQYFTVLFALGRLPGWIAHWREMINDPATKIGRPRQIYTGEKERDYTPISDR